A region from the Carassius carassius chromosome 33, fCarCar2.1, whole genome shotgun sequence genome encodes:
- the LOC132113699 gene encoding tryptophan 2,3-dioxygenase A: protein MSGCPYFQKKFVSNSKEHLKEDENDDSQTGINKASKGGLIYGDYLQLDKIVTSQVLQSELKGNKIHDEHLFIVTHQAYELWFKQVLWELDSVREIFTSGHVRDERNMLKVNTRIHRIVIIFRLLLDQFAVLETMTALDFYDFREYLSSASGFQSLQFRLLENKIGVPHSQRVPYNRRHYRDNFNDQESELLLHSEQEPTLLQLVEQWLERTPGLEEDGFDFWGKLETNIFEGLRREKEKIEQKPASEMKEEMMAELIKQRDIFLSLFDEKRHNHLVSTGQRRLSYKALQGALMIYFYREEPRFQVPFQLLTSLMDIDTLMTKWRYNHVCMVHRMIGSKDGTGGSSGYQYLRSTVSDRYKVFVDLFNLATFLVPREWVPKLDPSEHTFLYMAECCDSSYCSSSDDSD from the exons ATGAGTGGATGCCCATATTTTCAGAAGAAATTTGT GTCAAACAGTAAGGAGCATCTGAAAGAAGATGAGAATGATGATTCTCAGACTGGAATTAACAAGGCCAGTAAAGGAGGTCTTATTTATGGTGACTATCTGCAG CTGGATAAAATAGTGACATCTCAGGTGCTTCAAAGTGAGCTGAAGGGAAACAAGATCCATGACGAACATCTGTTCATTGTCACACATCAAG CATATGAACTGTGGTTTAAACAAGTTCTGTGGGAGCTGGACTCAGTGAGAGAAATCTTCACCAGTGGACAT GTACGTGACGAGCGAAACATGCTCAAAGTCAACACTCGCATCCACAGGATTGTGATAATATTCAGACTGTTGCTTGACCAGTTTGCGGTTCTGGAAACCATGACTGCCTTAGACTTCTATGACTTCAG GGAATACCTCTCATCTGCTTCAGGCTTCCAGAGTCTGCAGTTTCGACTGTTGGAAAATAAGATTGGGGTCCCTCACAGCCAGAGGGTCCCCTACAACAGAAGGCATTACCGGGACAATTTCAATGACCAGGAAAGTGAGCTGCTCCTCCACTCAGAGCAGGAGCCCACGCTGCTGCAGCTAGTGGAG CAATGGCTGGAGAGAACGCCTGGCTTGGAGGAAGACGGATTCGATTTTTGGGGGAAACTGGAAACCAATATTTTCGAGGGGCTCAggagagaaaaggaaaaaatagag CAAAAACCAGCCTCGGAAATGAAAGAGGAGATGATGGCCGAGCTCATTAAGCAGAGAGACATTTTCTTATCGCTCTTTGATGAGAAAAGGCACAATCACTTAGTAAGCACAG GTCAGAGGAGGCTGTCCTATAAAGCACTGCAAGGAGCCCTGATGATCTACTTCTACAG GGAGGAGCCTCGCTTTCAGGTTCCTTTCCAGCTCCTGACATCTCTGATGGACATCGACACCCTGATGACAAAATGGAGAT ACAACCATGTGTGTATGGTGCACAGAATGATTGGCAGTAAAGACGGCACAGGTGGCTCATCAGGCTATCAGTACCTGCGCTCCACTGTCAG TGATCGCTACAAGGTGTTTGTGGATCTGTTTAACCTGGCCACCTTCCTGGTTCCGAGGGAGTGGGTTCCCAAGCTGGACCCGAGTGAGCACACCTTCCTGTACATGGCCGAATGCTGCGACAGCTCCTACTGCAGCAGCAGCGATGACTCAGACTAA
- the LOC132113700 gene encoding cathepsin O-like has product MAFTLTLVVLIIYYELLSGSNSVELLSRKYLTDGERLKTFQQGNENSQRRINFQSSLKRQSILNSALKKSNHSARYGINQFSDLSPQQFRERYLTAWTETAPKFDPSRSGIRVKMNYPPKFDWRDHGVVGPVRNQESCGGCWAFSAVEAIETVSAKDSGNLQQLSVQQVIDCSYKNKGCDGGSPVGALDWLAQTKLKLVNEADYPFEDKAGICQYFPQSHAGVAVKNYSAYDFSGHEEVMMMSVLVESGPLVVIVDAISWQDYLGGIIQHHCSSRNANHAVLITGYDTTGEVPYWIVRNSWGTSWGDNGYAYIKIGNDMCGIADNVAAVFV; this is encoded by the exons ATGGCGTTTACTTTAACGTTAGTTGTTTTGATAATTTACTATGAACTGCTCTCGGGATCCAACAGCGTCGAACTACTAAGCAGGAAATATCTGACGGACGGAGAACGATTGAAGACTTTTCAGCAAGGAAATGAAAACAGTCAGAGACGGATTAATTTTcag AGTTCACTCAAGAGACAATCTATTCTGAATTCAGCACTGAAGAAATCAAACCACTCTGCTCGTTATGGCATCAACCAGTTCTCAGACTTATCTCCACAACAATTCAGAG agcGATATCTCACAGCCTGGACTGAGACAGCTCCAAAGTTCGACCCCTCCAGGTCTGGAATTCGAGTTAAGATGAATTATCCACCCAAGTTTGATTGGAGGGACCATGGAGTTGTCGGGCCAGTCCGAAACCAGGAGTCG TGTGGAGGATGCTGGGCCTTTAGTGCGGTGGAGGCCATTGAAACGGTATCTGCTAAAGATAGTGGAAACCTGCAGCAGCTCAGTGTGCAGCAGGTTATAGACTGCTCTTATAAAAACAAGGGCTGCGATGGCGGATCTCCTGTCGGAGCTCTGGATTGGCTCGCACAG acCAAACTAAAGTTAGTAAATGAGGCGGATTATCCGTTCGAAGACAAGGCTGGGATCTGCCAGTACTTTCCTCAGTCTCACGCCGGAGTGGCTGTGAAGAATTACTCAGCGTATGACTTCAG TGGACATGAAGAGGTGATGATGATGAGTGTGCTGGTGGAGTCGGGACCTCTTGTTGTCATTGTGGATGCCATCAGCTGGCAGGATTATCTGGGTGGCATCATACAGCACCACTGCTCCAGCCGCAATGCCAACCATGCTGTACTGATCACTGGTTATGATACCACAG GGGAAGTGCCATATTGGATAGTACGCAATTCATGGGGGACCTCATGGGGTGACAATGGATATGCTTACATAAAAATAGGGAATGACATGTGTG GCATTGCGGACAATGTTGCTGCTGTTTTTGTGTAA